The Punica granatum isolate Tunisia-2019 chromosome 4, ASM765513v2, whole genome shotgun sequence sequence CAGAAATTGATGCTGCCTAACCTGCCTACGACTATATATTCATAATCTAAACAAAGTAATTACAACGACAAGGTGAAGTGCAAGTGGTAAATTACGCTATCCGTGGGCGAGCTTTCACTTTGCAATGCAGGGTTTTGGAACCGATAGGTTGGGATAACTCATTTATCGCATCCGTCGCCCTTTCCATGCCCACAACTCTTATAAGAAAAGGAATTGTTAAGCGCCATAACTGAAACAAAGACATGGctccttcttcatcttctccaatTCCTCTGCTCCTCGTCGTCTTTCCCCTAGTTTTCTTGCAACTCTCTCATCATCCTGTTAGAGCCCAAGACTTCTTCCCGCATGCAAAATGCTCCACGACGGGCAACTTCACTGCCAACAGCGCCTACCAAACCACCTTGACCACCCTCCTCTCCTCCACCGAAACACTCAGCTTTGGCTTCTTTAATGCGTCCTCGACTGTGTCCCAAACCTCTGAGCAGATCACCGTCATTGGACTTTGCCGTGGTGATGTCCCCAAGGACGCCTGCAGGAGTTGTCTTCAAACCTCTGCCACCGACCTCAGACAGCTCTGCACGAACCAGAAGGAGGCGATCGTTTGGAACGAGAACTGCACGCTCCGTTACTCCAACCGGTCCATACTCAATTCTGTCAGCACCGAGCCGAACTATCCCTTATATTCAGTAAGCGACTTCAACTCAGACCAGTATAACGTGGTGCAAGGATTGTTGCTTGATCTCCGGGCCACGGCAGCATCAGGTGGGCCCCTCCTGAAGTCTGCAACCGGCAACAGGGTGGCGGGCCTTGACACAATATACGGGCTCGTGCAGTGCACACCCAACTTGTCAGAGGATCAGTGCAATGATTGTCTAGAAAAGATATTTGGGCTAGTTTCAAGCTGCTGTGGGAGTGGGAACCGGCTTGGTTTGAGGATTCTGGCTCCGAGCTGCTTCTTTAGGTATGAGACCAATGATCGATTCTTCGACCCTGTTGCTGAGGCTCTCCCACCAGGTACGTATATTTTACAGGTTCTGTGTTCTCGTGTGATGTCATTAGCTATTTATTCTTTATCAAAttctaaatttatattttgaaaggACACAAAAAGGTTAAAGATCATGTAAGCCACATCTGGTCAAGAGATGGAAACATTGCCAACTGGAATCAATTGGAGGGATTGAATGAGATAGAAACTGGAAATGGAATGAACAATGCCATTCCTATTCATGGTATAGAATGGATGCTTATTGAATTATATGCTATTCCATTTCGAGCAATAACCCACAGGGAAAAGAAATGGGAAAAACTGAGTAGATCGAGGGAGGCTTCAGCCTCCCCAGCCCATCCCCACAACATTGGTATAATAAGCAGCCTTGATCTCACCAGCCAGGGATCAAAATAGCATCCAGCCCGGACAAAGATTTCCTCCCCCATGTGTTCCACCTACCATTCATGACCCAAAAGTTCAAACAGTGTCGATTTTCctgttttcttaattaatgcgTTTTCCTAATTCATATCACTAAATACACAAAACATGCCATCCTTGATTACGGAAAGACTCATTAGCTGTCTTGTGGCCACCTGAGTATCTACATCGATTCATAAGGGGAGATCCATATATTAGGAATCTAGACTTTTAGACtgtctatatatagatttgtcAGTCCAAAGGCACCACCCATGATCTCTAAGAGCAAGAAAATCTTTGTGTTTTGCAGGAAAGAAGAGTAACTCACAAACTGTGATCATTGCCAGTGTCGTGGCCTCGATCTCAGCTGTAGTCATCCTCTTGGGCATCCTCTTCTTCTTAAGGTTGAGAAGGAGGAGACCGAGAATCAGACTTGAAAGTGAGTTGATCTACCATTTGAATTTCTCAAATTCTATTTTCAAACAAGGGTGTGAGAGTCAGATTTTTGCAACTCAATCTGAGATGTTGTTTTTATGCCTCAGGTGAACCCATCGATGATATCGGCACTGCAGAGTCACTACAGTTCGATCTTGAAACAGTCAGAGAAGCAACTGATGACTTCTCGGATGCAAAAAAGCTCGGTCGCGGTGGATTCGGGGCTGTATACATGGTGATACCAAGCATCATTTAACACGTGATCGTATTTGTGAATTTCGTTTTTCCCGTCTAGACAATGAATTATTCCTGGTTCATCTTGCCAGGGAAAGCTTCCTAATGGACAAGAAATCGCCGTGAAGAGGCTGTCAAGAAATTCAGGGCAAGGGGAACTGGAATTCAAGAACGAGGTGACGCTACTAGCTCGACTCCAGCACAGGAATCTTGTCCGGCTCCTAGGTTTCTGTTTGGAAGGAGTCGAGAGACTCCTTATCTATGAGTTTGTTCCTAATTCAAGCCTTGATCACTTCATATTTGGTAAACTTTCCTTTCGCTCcattcatattttaatttcaggCATATGTTTAATTGTGGTGGGGGGTCTAATGCTTGTTCACCCAAAATTTAGATCCTGTCAAGCGCACAGTTCTCGACTGGCAAAGGCGGTACAAGATAATAATGGGAATTGCTCGAGGACTACTCTACTTGCACGAAGATTCACGACTGCGTATTATTCATCGGGACCTGAAGGCGAGTAATATTCTGCTGGATGAAGACATGAACCCTAAGATATCAGATTTTGGGATGGCAAAGTTGTTTGCTCAGGACCAAACTCGAGCTGACACGAGCAGAATAGTAGGAACCTAGTATGTATCTTCTAAAGCTTAAAAGCTGCATATCAGCAAGGTCTAGCATTTCTTCAGATAATGATAAACTATGGCTGTTGATGTGCAGTGGATATATGGCACCAGAATATGCAATGCACGGGAACTTCTCGGTTAAGTCGGACGTTTTCAGCTTTGGCGTTCTGGCTCTAGAGATCGTGAGCGGTCAGAGAAACAACTCATTCAGGAACGAGGACAGAGTAGAGGATCTTATCAGCAATGTAAGCATGAATTCCTTCTTGGTCTGGAGAATTTGGAAACATTTTCCCcttctctcctcttcctcgaGAAGAAGATAATTAGAAAGTTTTGCTCGTACTTTGCAATATGGTTTATGGTTTAAATGGTGGAAATTTGTTGCAGGCATGGAGGAACTGGAGGGAAGGGGCAGTATCGAATATAATTGACCCCACGTTAAGTTTGGGTTCGAGGTCAGAAATGGCAAGATGCATTCACATCGGCCTACTGTGTGTTCAGGAAAACATTGCCGAGAGGCCCACCATGGCCTCAGTTGTTCTCATGCTCAACAGTCACTCTCTGACCCTCCAAGTGCCCTCAGAACCTGCATTTTTCATGCACAGTGGAGTCCAATCGGATATTTCACCTACTTGGGGATACAATTCCACGGTATCCTATGATTCAAAAACAACCGACACTGACCGTAACCGCCAGGTCTCAGAGAATGTGGTCTCGGACTCAGAGCTATACCCGAGATAGTTCCTCGAGGGAAGATAAGGAACTATGCATTTGCTGTTCATGTTCTTCAATCTTCCCCTGACTGGGTTCGTGATATATGTTTAGGAgacttatcaatttcattgAACATACATTTGTAGAACTGAGTTTTGGCTTGTGTGATCATTACTTCGACAGAGTTTGCAGAAATGCGAGCGTCAtttctttacaaaaaaaaaagaacatccATAAACTATACAACAGACAACACAAAGAAAAACCTAACCTGGACTAACATATCGGCTGCTGCATTGCACCACCAGACATGAATCTGCATGTAAAGATGATTTAGTATTCAAAACGGCCTCATGCCCATATAAAGTTTGTGGAAGGATATACGAGTTTTGGGCATACCAGTTTTGCTTGATAGGCCACAAGGTGCGGCGAAGAACAAGATCTGAGGAACCAAGTGGAGAAATTTGGAGATGTCAAGAAGCTTTTCTTATGCGGATCTACTGCTCAGGCTTCTGGTTCTGCCATTAATCCAGAGATCTCTTTGAGCGGCTTCCACGTGAACTTTCTCCTGTATGACATATTTGTGTTGGTATTATAAATAAACTAGTTGAATACTAGTAAGAGACGGGAGAGAATCTGCACTACCAGTTGCCACACTCTGCAATAACTCTGACTTTCGGCCTGAGAGTGGGAAGCAAAGCAAGAAACTGCAGCTCGGACTTTGACAAGACCTAAGCAGAGGCAGAGATtgatcaagaaaaaagaaaaccatgcTTCACCAGATTACAGGGGAAATTTTCAAGTGCCACATTCAGTTAAGTTTCCTATCCGGCGAAACAAAGTTATTAACAAAGGAAAAGGCAGAGTACGTTACGGTTAAGCATCGGTATGAGAGATTGTCATGGGAATGAGTGGAAAAAGATTTTTAGAACGGAGAAACCATATAGAAAGAGTATATGTTTTCGTGCGGCGATAGAATTCCATTTGTTCATGACGAATATGGCTTTAGAAATTATACCTTTGCTTCGATAATCCAGACCACGAGTCCCTTAGCTTCTGGGGGCAGAGCCTCTAGCCTGTAATCGATTTCTGGGGGGAAATACCACCTTGCTATGGGCTGCTTACCCACATGTGCCTAAAATTCCACAGAAATATTACCAAATATACCCAGCCCATGCCAACTACTCATAGCAGAGCCATAGCTAATAAGAAACTCACAGGACAAACAGGGTGAACTTTCAAAAGGGTCGTCTCCGGATCACCTAGTCCTCGTGCAGTAAGGTCGAGAAAATAGTAACCCTGGGAATATGTGGAACCGAGAACACGGACATCAGAACAAAGAAATTATGTATTATTGCACATTTATATAAATGATTACAAACGAAGTATGAGCGAATCAGCTGACCCCGATTGATCCAAGCAAGAGTTCGTCATAATAAAAACAAGTCCCCACAAAATTCGGATAACAATATCTCTCGGGATACACTGTGCCTAACTGAACCAAACTTAGCCTGCATTAAAGTTTCGTATCCCTCTGTGTCTCCtttattaccaaaaaaagaaaaaaaaaaaaaaaaaaaaaaaaaaaaaaaaaagaatttcgtGTCCCACATCACCTGGTATCTGAGTCGTGTAAAGTACCGACCCTCGTACCCACCCTCATGCGGAGTATAGATCGCGAGAGCTTTGTGCTCTTCAACATCCGACAGCCATTGGCCCAGATCGAATTTCAGCAAGTCCCCGCCAATGAAATCTTCTATCCCCATGCTGCACCGTATGGCACTATGCCTCGAGCTCGAATCCCCGAGACCAGTCTTCCCGATCCTCACTCCCCGAGTCACTGGCTTCTTCAAGTCCGTATTTCCCATGAACACGTTCGTAATGCAGTAGTCTCTCGAGGGCCGGTTCTGCTGGGGCCCACGAATGGCCTGTGTGCCATAGTTTAAACAGGCAGAGGCTGCCATTCGATAAATCCCCTGTGTTTACGGGTTTCTGTTCGGAAGACAAATGTTACGGAACTGGAGTAGTTACATCTGATAAGCAAACGAAGAATAATGGAAGAGAGGAGGGTGGGAGTTCAATTGCATTGCGCTGACCAGAGGGAAGAGGAGAAGCAGAGCTTCTGACGAGGAATGAGTCGTTTGTGGTGTGGAAGCAATGCTTCCATTGGGTCAGTCtatcctcctcctcatcctaTCCTGTCCATATCCATTTAGATGTTGAAGCcagagaaaatatttaatgagtaTTACTCATTTACTTTATATGAGTGAGAACTAATCAAAATACTTGTATATAGAAATTCGTGAGCTCATTGGGGggttaattttctattttcaaacAATTAGGCGTTAAACATCCAAACGGATGAGTAATATTTATCAATATTTGTTTGTTTGCATGCGTGTGTTTCAGTCAGATGAGGCTCAGTCGGGTTGGGCCTTTCTCAAGCAATACCTATAAAACCAGGTAGAAGGCCTGCCCAACTCACGAGtttaaaaattctgaaaaaaaaaataaagtactCATGAAACTCAAAAAAATAAGGTGACGTTTGGTTTGAGGATTGTTATAGATTCAGTGGTCCAGAAATATTACATTATTATGTTTGGTAAATACATTGTAATACTAGGACTGACACAAACGAGGTAATATTATAATGTTTCGGTGTTATGTATGAAAAATGGATTGTCAGGAAAAATATGTTATTTTACGATAATACTCTCACTCTATTAGTTTATTACATTAGTaaaataattagaattaaaattataaatatccttaaaaaatcacatattataccatttaaaattaataacattattttgaaaattaataacattttattaaaaatatgttattttattCTAAAAGTATTTgcctttttcataattataaatacttataaataataagatgaattaaaaatatattttaaaaattttactttcataataaaaaaatagaaatgtgTGTGCGTAGTAAAagttaaaaacaaaaataataattgaagtTGCTCTAATATGAGGGCCAAGGTCTTTCCCGCCAAGAATAACGCCTCTCTGTGGGAAAGATTTTTTAATCGATAGAGGGAAAATTTGGGGCACGAGAAAGCCCGAATCGGAATTCTCGGGCCCCAAATTCCCCTGAAACGTCAAGAAAGGGGCGGATTGCTTGTGGATTTTCAAAATCTCAGGAACAATCGCGAACGAAACAACCCCAAGGGGGGGTCTCTACGTATGAAAAGTACAAATAAATAGTCAATATAACGTATGATAAGGATAATAATTCATTCTTCCAAAACTGTTAAATCTTTCTAAGAAAGGTGCCTAATGATCCATCTAACTACTACATTTAATAAAATGtcattatattttgaaaaaattattatttatgccACCTTGAGTAGTTAAGGAAGGAAAAATTTTAGAATGACTAAGAGAACTAGCCATTTCAGATATGCGCTGTGAGGGTTATTATATGTGACataaatttgtatattttaatatacatAGTCTTTAAAGATAGGAATTAGCTTATAACCGTAGAATTAGCTCTTTGATAATTGTCAAAATAACGACGAATAGAAATGTTAAATTCATCATATTGAATTTGCTCTATTAAATActttatttacataaaaaaaaactacataACGCACTCCAAaagtattaatttataaattttataaataagagtAGTATAATCAAacgaataaaattatttaattaaaattaaaataattaattgaatcatCTCAGTATCGGAACTGTGGAAAATATTTGGAGTTACATCTTTtaaacaataacaataaattacccataaaatttaaatgttTCAACATTAAGTAAAACCTAACAGAAATTTTACCAAAAAGATGATAGAGTTCATGCTCTGATTTTTCAATTAcccattttataatttttttttatact is a genomic window containing:
- the LOC116204611 gene encoding putative receptor-like protein kinase At4g00960; the protein is MAPSSSSPIPLLLVVFPLVFLQLSHHPVRAQDFFPHAKCSTTGNFTANSAYQTTLTTLLSSTETLSFGFFNASSTVSQTSEQITVIGLCRGDVPKDACRSCLQTSATDLRQLCTNQKEAIVWNENCTLRYSNRSILNSVSTEPNYPLYSVSDFNSDQYNVVQGLLLDLRATAASGGPLLKSATGNRVAGLDTIYGLVQCTPNLSEDQCNDCLEKIFGLVSSCCGSGNRLGLRILAPSCFFRYETNDRFFDPVAEALPPGKKSNSQTVIIASVVASISAVVILLGILFFLRLRRRRPRIRLESEPIDDIGTAESLQFDLETVREATDDFSDAKKLGRGGFGAVYMGKLPNGQEIAVKRLSRNSGQGELEFKNEVTLLARLQHRNLVRLLGFCLEGVERLLIYEFVPNSSLDHFIFDPVKRTVLDWQRRYKIIMGIARGLLYLHEDSRLRIIHRDLKASNILLDEDMNPKISDFGMAKLFAQDQTRADTSRIVGTYGYMAPEYAMHGNFSVKSDVFSFGVLALEIVSGQRNNSFRNEDRVEDLISNAWRNWREGAVSNIIDPTLSLGSRSEMARCIHIGLLCVQENIAERPTMASVVLMLNSHSLTLQVPSEPAFFMHSGVQSDISPTWGYNSTVSYDSKTTDTDRNRQVSENVVSDSELYPR
- the LOC116204619 gene encoding NAD(P)H-quinone oxidoreductase subunit N, chloroplastic; its protein translation is MAASACLNYGTQAIRGPQQNRPSRDYCITNVFMGNTDLKKPVTRGVRIGKTGLGDSSSRHSAIRCSMGIEDFIGGDLLKFDLGQWLSDVEEHKALAIYTPHEGGYEGRYFTRLRYQGYYFLDLTARGLGDPETTLLKVHPVCPAHVGKQPIARWYFPPEIDYRLEALPPEAKGLVVWIIEAKVLSKSELQFLALLPTLRPKVRVIAECGNWRKFTWKPLKEISGLMAEPEA